The Tenebrio molitor chromosome 3, icTenMoli1.1, whole genome shotgun sequence genome contains a region encoding:
- the S gene encoding protein Star isoform X1: MYKFIMKFTNYFTKSKNSNTGQCQNLPSTQNNSPELPVTPAKTPNMTVPPTPSIIRKILPLAAFSVAFAIVMTALILYMDNTGTMRHYQFRVNMSQDYELLSVSQDNPQLITYIREVHLRPAIEPHHKPLESLADGPPEDTAYVIKLLNNKRDGTFVESGAYSDGKTSKTEWLEKKLRWRGLLIQSDTRHYFSLRRHNRVRSQAVHACLSSMPYPKEVTFHQENEVKINSIHANSVIDDPEWFTTRIKCFPLFSLLLAMNVTNIDYLSLESAGTELQVLETIPFERVKIEVIGVHLIVSDIEKDTIKKFLAMKKYAFMQSFNNTYIFMMNRVKI; the protein is encoded by the exons ATGtacaaatttattatgaaatttacgaATTATTTCACGAAATCGAAAAATTCAAACACTGGTCAATGCCAGAATCTACCGTCGACTCAAAATAACTCACCGGAATTACCTGTGACACCTGCGAAAACCCCCAACATGACAGTACCACCCACACCAAGTATTATCAGGAAAATACTACCACTGGCAGCGTTTTCTGTAGCTTTTGCCATTGTCATGACGGCTCTCATACTTTACATGGACAATACAGGTA CAATGCGACATTATCAGTTTCGAGTCAACATGAGTCAGGATTATGAACTCTTGAGTGTTTCCCAAGACAACCCCCAACTGATCACTTACATAAGAGAAGTGCACTTACGGCCTGCTATTGAGCCTCATCATAAGCCACTCGAGTCACTTGCAGATGGGCCCCCAGAAGACACGGCATATGTCATAAAGTTACTCAACAATAAG CGAGACGGCACTTTTGTGGAATCCGGTGCCTACAGTGATGGCAAGACATCCAAAACCGAATGGTTGGAGAAAAAGCTGCGTTGGCGAGGTCTGCTCATTCAGTCCGACACTCGTCATTACTTCAGCCTGAGAAGACATAATCGAGTGAGGTCCCAAGCTGTGCACGCCTGCCTCAGTTCGATGCCGTATCCCAAGGAAGTAACTTTTCATCAGGAAAACGAAGTCAAAATTAACAGCATTCACGCCAATAGCGTAATAGACGACCCTGAATGGTTCACGACACGAATCAAATGTTTTCCGCTGTTCTCACTACTTTTGGCGATGAACGTGACTAATATTGACTATCTCAGTTTGGAATCTGCAGGAACTGAGTTGCAGGTCTTGGAAACGATACCGTTTGAGAGAGTTAAAATCGAGGTGATCGGTGTGCATTTGATCGTGAGCGATATAGAGAAAgatacaattaagaaatttttggCTATGAAGAAGTACGCCTTTATGCAGAGTTTTaacaatacatatatttttatgATGAATAGGGTTAAGATTTAA
- the S gene encoding protein Star isoform X2: MYKFIMKFTNYFTKSKNSNTGQCQNLPSTQNNSPELPVTPAKTPNMTVPPTPSIIRKILPLAAFSVAFAIVMTALILYMDNTAMRHYQFRVNMSQDYELLSVSQDNPQLITYIREVHLRPAIEPHHKPLESLADGPPEDTAYVIKLLNNKRDGTFVESGAYSDGKTSKTEWLEKKLRWRGLLIQSDTRHYFSLRRHNRVRSQAVHACLSSMPYPKEVTFHQENEVKINSIHANSVIDDPEWFTTRIKCFPLFSLLLAMNVTNIDYLSLESAGTELQVLETIPFERVKIEVIGVHLIVSDIEKDTIKKFLAMKKYAFMQSFNNTYIFMMNRVKI; the protein is encoded by the exons ATGtacaaatttattatgaaatttacgaATTATTTCACGAAATCGAAAAATTCAAACACTGGTCAATGCCAGAATCTACCGTCGACTCAAAATAACTCACCGGAATTACCTGTGACACCTGCGAAAACCCCCAACATGACAGTACCACCCACACCAAGTATTATCAGGAAAATACTACCACTGGCAGCGTTTTCTGTAGCTTTTGCCATTGTCATGACGGCTCTCATACTTTACATGGACAATACAG CAATGCGACATTATCAGTTTCGAGTCAACATGAGTCAGGATTATGAACTCTTGAGTGTTTCCCAAGACAACCCCCAACTGATCACTTACATAAGAGAAGTGCACTTACGGCCTGCTATTGAGCCTCATCATAAGCCACTCGAGTCACTTGCAGATGGGCCCCCAGAAGACACGGCATATGTCATAAAGTTACTCAACAATAAG CGAGACGGCACTTTTGTGGAATCCGGTGCCTACAGTGATGGCAAGACATCCAAAACCGAATGGTTGGAGAAAAAGCTGCGTTGGCGAGGTCTGCTCATTCAGTCCGACACTCGTCATTACTTCAGCCTGAGAAGACATAATCGAGTGAGGTCCCAAGCTGTGCACGCCTGCCTCAGTTCGATGCCGTATCCCAAGGAAGTAACTTTTCATCAGGAAAACGAAGTCAAAATTAACAGCATTCACGCCAATAGCGTAATAGACGACCCTGAATGGTTCACGACACGAATCAAATGTTTTCCGCTGTTCTCACTACTTTTGGCGATGAACGTGACTAATATTGACTATCTCAGTTTGGAATCTGCAGGAACTGAGTTGCAGGTCTTGGAAACGATACCGTTTGAGAGAGTTAAAATCGAGGTGATCGGTGTGCATTTGATCGTGAGCGATATAGAGAAAgatacaattaagaaatttttggCTATGAAGAAGTACGCCTTTATGCAGAGTTTTaacaatacatatatttttatgATGAATAGGGTTAAGATTTAA
- the Tsp86D gene encoding tetraspanin-33 isoform X1 produces the protein MPHRREYRRPATSSFTYVSSCVKYLIFVLNFIFWLFGGLLIGIGLYAFVDKWQLTGWVKLDNVYDVILNVSLVMVLMGGVIFIVSFAGCVGALRENTCLLKFYSLCLLIFFLLEMGIAIMGFVFPHTMQSLLEENFTDKIIHTYRDDPDLQNFIDFAQQEFRCCGLSSEGYMDWSKNEYFNCTSPSVEHCGVPFSCCINATDISSGLVNIMCGYGVQTLSVAEASKKVWTSGCIEIVRSWAERNLYTIAGIALGIALSQLFVIYLAKTLEGQIDLQKSSFYSAKYNNRVEYSYYY, from the exons ATGCCACACAGACGGGAATATAGACGGCCCGCAACAAGCAGTTTCACGTATGTTAGTTCATGTGTTAAGTACTTAATTTTtgttctaaattttattttttgg CTGTTTGGTGGCTTACTGATTGGGATTGGCTTGTATGCATTTGTCGACAAATGGCAATTAACGGGATGGGTAAAACTTGACAATGTATATGATGTCATCTTAAATGTGTCATTAGTAATGGTATTGATGGGTGGGGTTATTTTCATTGTCAGTTTTGCTGGATGTGTTGGAGCCTTGCGAGAAAACACATGTCTActcaaattt TATTCATTATGTCTCCTCATTTTCTTTTTACTGGAAATGGGAATAGCCATAATGGGATTTGTTTTCCCTCACACTATGCAGTCACTGctggaagaaaatttcactGACAAGATTATTCATACATACAGAGATGACCCAGATTTACAGAATTTCATTGATTTTGCCCAACAGGAG ttTCGATGCTGTGGTCTCAGTTCAGAGGGGTATATGGACTGGTCTAAAAATGAATACTTCAATTGTACTTCTCCCAGTGTAGAGCACTGTGGGGTGCCATTTTCTTGCTGCATCAATGCGACTGATATTAGCTCAGGACTAGTCAATATAATGTGTGGTTATGGTGTTCAGACCTTATCT GTGGCTGAGGCAAGCAAAAAAGTTTGGACATCTGGTTGCATAGAAATTGTGCGTTCATGGGCTGAAAGAAATTTATATACTATTGCTGGGATAGCCCTTGGAATCGCCTTGTCTCAACTGTTTGTTATCTATCTGGCTAAGACTCTGGAGGGACAGATAGATTTACAGAAGTCAAG ctTTTATTCTGCAAAATATAACAATAGAGTAGAATATTCTTATTACTACTAA
- the Tsp86D gene encoding tetraspanin-33 isoform X2: MPHRREYRRPATSSFTYVSSCVKYLIFVLNFIFWLFGGLLIGIGLYAFVDKWQLTGWVKLDNVYDVILNVSLVMVLMGGVIFIVSFAGCVGALRENTCLLKFYSLCLLIFFLLEMGIAIMGFVFPHTMQSLLEENFTDKIIHTYRDDPDLQNFIDFAQQEFRCCGLSSEGYMDWSKNEYFNCTSPSVEHCGVPFSCCINATDISSGLVNIMCGYGVQTLSVAEASKKVWTSGCIEIVRSWAERNLYTIAGIALGIALSQLFVIYLAKTLEGQIDLQKSRWAS; this comes from the exons ATGCCACACAGACGGGAATATAGACGGCCCGCAACAAGCAGTTTCACGTATGTTAGTTCATGTGTTAAGTACTTAATTTTtgttctaaattttattttttgg CTGTTTGGTGGCTTACTGATTGGGATTGGCTTGTATGCATTTGTCGACAAATGGCAATTAACGGGATGGGTAAAACTTGACAATGTATATGATGTCATCTTAAATGTGTCATTAGTAATGGTATTGATGGGTGGGGTTATTTTCATTGTCAGTTTTGCTGGATGTGTTGGAGCCTTGCGAGAAAACACATGTCTActcaaattt TATTCATTATGTCTCCTCATTTTCTTTTTACTGGAAATGGGAATAGCCATAATGGGATTTGTTTTCCCTCACACTATGCAGTCACTGctggaagaaaatttcactGACAAGATTATTCATACATACAGAGATGACCCAGATTTACAGAATTTCATTGATTTTGCCCAACAGGAG ttTCGATGCTGTGGTCTCAGTTCAGAGGGGTATATGGACTGGTCTAAAAATGAATACTTCAATTGTACTTCTCCCAGTGTAGAGCACTGTGGGGTGCCATTTTCTTGCTGCATCAATGCGACTGATATTAGCTCAGGACTAGTCAATATAATGTGTGGTTATGGTGTTCAGACCTTATCT GTGGCTGAGGCAAGCAAAAAAGTTTGGACATCTGGTTGCATAGAAATTGTGCGTTCATGGGCTGAAAGAAATTTATATACTATTGCTGGGATAGCCCTTGGAATCGCCTTGTCTCAACTGTTTGTTATCTATCTGGCTAAGACTCTGGAGGGACAGATAGATTTACAGAAGTCAAGGTGGGCCAGTTGA